The DNA window GAGCCAAAGTTCTGTTTATAACATTAGAGGCATCAGATTCACAGATTAATGAAGTCCCAGGAAATGCTGAGGCTATCTGAACACCAAACAGCAAAGCATGAGCTTCGGCGAGCTCAGCATCAACGACTCCCTGCATCAGTTTAACTCCCCACCTTAAAACACTACCATTCGCATCCCTGCAAACTGCACTTGATACATCCATCCCCTTAGTAACTGAAATTGTTGCATCGGTATTGAGCTTAATGGTCCCCAGAGGTGGAGGTTCCCACTCCAAAATCGCAGCAGAAGCTGAATGTCATTTTGTTTAGATGTCAAAAATTTAACTGGATTTAAAGAAAATGgaagaaatttaaatttgagagAAACTATTTTCGGTCAAAAATTTAAGTGGACTTGAAAGAAATGGGAGAAATTTGAATTTGAGGGGAGTCATTCTCTAAATTTTAGAAGTCATTCCTAAAAAATGAGTGAATctcttcaaatttaaaatttattcaatttctCTCGAATCTACTTAGATGGAtgacatataaataaaataatatttaatataatatttttttaattattttatttatatgacaCCCGTCTAAATAGATTTGAGAAAAATGAAggaaatttaaacttaaaaagagTCATTTTTAAGAAAATACAAGTTCAACTCTGCATGTAAAAAATAAGACCAATATGAATTTGAATTCCAACTGATTTTGATGAAAATAAGTAAAATGATTtcaaatatttacatatttgtCCAAAAGATAAATATATTCTTAAAAGTAATTTATGAAACTTTGGTCCATTAGTTTTACAACTTATGACaaatatattatgtttttaatttaaatttatttttataataaatgatttattttaattctatagataattattttatacaattaatttttttatttaaatttatacaaATTAAATGGATATATAATGAAGATTGTATATCTGAAAATAGATTATACTGAAAGTTcaatataattatcataaatcataaaattgatgaatcaaattttcactaaaaaaatgttcaaaaaataTACACCGTATATTGCAAATGAAAGATATAGAtcgataaaatttaatttaatataaattaatctaCACTTTTTGATTTAGCATGAAGGATGAAGATTTATCAAAGTTAACCTCTCATGTTCAAGCTTTGAGTgtattataattcttttatttggtTGAGCTCTAATTTGCTAGCTAATTAACTAGGGATTGtaaattaattaacttaatcAAAGAAGGATCTAACTAATAGATTTTGTATTAAATGTTTCTTcttattttagccaaatgtgCTCACACACGCATGGCTGCGTTGGTCCCCATCTCTTTTTATAcgcttttcatctttttggaaccctttcttttattttaaatatttttgccatgttttttttaaaatattatatatttttaaaaaatcatttaaaaactaTATTCAAATATTTGATGATAGCTGCACTACCACTAACATTGCCCATAAGAAGGCTCTCTATATAAAGTGGGGATATGATGACATCAATCTCACACTATCATGACGTTGCATTTTGCCCTAACGTAGAGATGCTAATAACTTGTTCACATTTTCAAGTTTTTACGACATATAATGATGAGTGCTGTTTTTCAATTATTTCCTTCAAAATTTtagtacaaaaaaaaaagacattcATTCTTTGCTTACCATATCATTTACCGTTTGTTAACAATCAAAAATGGGAgatgaaaataaatgaaaaatgcatatatatatatatatatatatatatatatatatatatatatatatatatatatatatatatatatatatatatatatatatatatatatatatatatatatatatttggaaTCTTGCACCAAACATGTATCGTTGAATTGAGTTCCTCCACTGTAATTTATACGTATcaaatctttatatttttaattttatagatattatGTCTCACTGTCTCAACAAATGTCAACGATTGTCAAGTCAAACCGAAAAAAATCGATTGAAAAACTTACTTTCAGTAAAAGTGCAGGGACGCaactttgaaaaatataaacaaatgaaTAGAAAATTTATTGCTGTCGCACCGACGGCGCATTGGGTAAATATACTATGGAGGAATTTAAtgtctataaaatttaaagtatagGGAATGAATGTTTGCAAATAAAAGTGGAGggatctaatttaaaaaatatgataatagaGGGACTTAAGTATATATTttaccaaattaaatttttgaatacattattataaatatttttgtttgttttcttgaaatgaaATGATACATGCATCTAGCTATATAGTCACCTTTGCTAATATAGTATTAGCTATCTAGTGGATATGTTAATTGCATGAGATGCATGAGCCACGGTCTATATTATTAAGAATAATAATGTAAATGCAATCATACTTAATTATGTATACCACTTGATATTGGCTCATTTTAATGAGAATGATAATTTACTTTAAGGCACGTCTTAATTAGTGATTATTTAATATCATTTTATACACATTACTCTTTAGATTTGCTATATATAGAAATAGTGCAGAATCTAGACCCTAATTTGAATTAGGGATTGAACTCTTTTGAGACTCATCAATTAGGAGGATGGCGTTACCCTCTGGCGACTACCTTCGCCTGAACCCTAACAGCTCCAGGAATCCACCATCAGCAACAGTTCAGCAGGCCAGAACTAGCCCAGATCATCACTCAGCACCATCTAAATTCCTTTACTTCGAAAACTACCCGGAACAATGGTTTTATTCGGATTTACAAAGGGCTTTTGCAAAATACCACGTTCGAGGAAGAGTTACTATTGCTCGGAAGAAGAATCGATCAAATAGACGCTTTGGATTTCTTCATCTTGATCCAGAACAAGATATTCGAGATTCTCTTTATCGATTGAACAATGTTTACATTGGTTCAATGAGAATTAGGGCTTTCATCTCTAAGTTcccaaaccctaaacctaatcTCATGCAACGCCCGAAACCTGTCACTACCTCCACGCAATCCGTTCATTCAAGAAATCATGAGTTCCTACCATCCTTGAGAGATTCGCG is part of the Mercurialis annua linkage group LG3, ddMerAnnu1.2, whole genome shotgun sequence genome and encodes:
- the LOC126672826 gene encoding uncharacterized protein LOC126672826, with the translated sequence MRASAAILEWEPPPLGTIKLNTDATISVTKGMDVSSAVCRDANGSVLRWGVKLMQGVVDAELAEAHALLFGVQIASAFPGTSLICESDASNVINRTLAPVSAIDPIQLVVNDCVGLVRDRDVVFKFVRRQCNHVAHTLTKWGIFFGKDCISNGNVPFPVNELIHVSFD